Proteins from one Acidobacteriota bacterium genomic window:
- a CDS encoding polyamine aminopropyltransferase, producing MTYALLLSVFAIASCGLVYELVSGALASYLLGDSITQFSTIIGTYLFAMGVGSYLSRFIGRGLITRFIQIEIAVGLVGGFSAASMFLAFSYLGSLRLVLFSFVIAVGILVGLEIPLLLRILKSRIQFKDLVSQVLTFDYLGALVASLLFPLLLGPKLGLVRTCLLFGLLNAVVALATAWMFRRDLPGVRALTGQCVVAIVVLAGGFGLADQITTYAEQGLYADEIILAKTTPYQRIIVTRWQDDIRLFLGGHLQFSSKDEYRYHEALVHPGLQALARPTQVLVLGGGDGLALREIVKRPDVGAITLVDLDAEVTKLFTSHKALRALNQGAFADPRVKVINADAFIWLQSDPGFYDFVVVDFPDPTNHSIGKLYTTAFYRLLERHLSSQGIIVVQSTSPLFARKSYWCIVRTIESVGLSVFPYHVYVPSFGEWGFVMASRRPYQVPATMPPGLRFLTVDVLRQLFLFPPDMQPVAVEVNRLDNQILVQYYDAEWHQVTQ from the coding sequence GTGACCTACGCCCTGTTGCTCTCGGTGTTCGCCATCGCGTCGTGCGGGCTCGTCTACGAGCTCGTGTCGGGCGCGCTGGCCAGTTACCTGCTGGGTGACTCGATCACGCAGTTCTCCACGATCATCGGCACGTACCTGTTCGCGATGGGGGTGGGTTCGTACCTCTCGCGGTTCATCGGCCGCGGGCTCATCACGCGCTTCATTCAGATTGAGATCGCCGTGGGGTTGGTCGGCGGGTTTTCGGCGGCCTCAATGTTCCTGGCGTTCTCCTATCTCGGCTCGCTGCGCCTCGTGCTGTTCTCCTTCGTGATCGCCGTCGGCATCCTGGTCGGCCTCGAGATCCCGCTGCTCCTGCGGATTCTGAAGTCGCGCATCCAGTTCAAAGACCTGGTGTCGCAGGTGCTGACGTTCGACTACCTGGGTGCGCTCGTGGCGTCGCTGTTGTTTCCGCTGCTGCTCGGCCCGAAGCTTGGCCTGGTACGAACGTGCCTGCTGTTCGGGCTGCTGAACGCGGTGGTGGCGCTCGCCACGGCCTGGATGTTCCGCCGCGACCTGCCGGGCGTGCGCGCGTTGACCGGCCAGTGCGTGGTGGCGATCGTCGTGCTCGCCGGCGGCTTTGGGCTCGCCGATCAGATCACCACCTACGCCGAACAGGGTCTCTACGCCGACGAGATCATCCTCGCCAAAACCACCCCCTATCAGCGCATCATCGTCACACGCTGGCAGGATGACATCCGGCTCTTCCTCGGCGGGCACCTGCAGTTCAGTTCGAAGGACGAGTACCGCTACCACGAAGCCCTCGTGCATCCCGGGCTTCAGGCCCTGGCGCGCCCGACGCAGGTGCTCGTGCTGGGCGGCGGCGACGGGCTCGCCCTGCGGGAAATCGTCAAGCGGCCGGACGTCGGCGCGATCACGCTGGTCGACCTCGACGCGGAGGTGACAAAGCTGTTCACCTCACACAAGGCACTTCGGGCATTGAACCAGGGCGCGTTTGCCGACCCTCGCGTCAAGGTCATCAACGCGGATGCCTTCATCTGGCTGCAATCGGATCCCGGGTTCTACGATTTCGTCGTGGTGGACTTCCCCGATCCCACCAACCACTCCATCGGCAAGCTCTACACGACCGCGTTCTACCGCCTGCTCGAGCGCCACCTGTCGAGCCAGGGCATCATCGTGGTGCAGTCGACGTCGCCGCTCTTCGCCAGGAAGTCCTACTGGTGCATTGTCAGGACCATCGAATCGGTCGGCCTGTCCGTGTTCCCGTACCACGTCTACGTCCCGTCGTTTGGCGAATGGGGCTTCGTGATGGCGTCGCGACGGCCGTACCAGGTGCCAGCGACGATGCCGCCGGGGCTGCGGTTCCTGACCGTCGACGTCCTGCGGCAGCTGTTCCTGTTTCCGCCGGACATGCAGCCGGTGGCCGTCGAGGTGAACCGGCTCGACAATCAGATCCTGGTTCAGTACTACGATGCCGAGTGGCACCAGGTCACCCAGTAG
- a CDS encoding DUF350 domain-containing protein: MTGITPLAAVANAVVYAFLGIIVFWLSFVVIDRLTPYHLWKEIIDDHNVALAIVVGAMSLGICVIIAAAIHG; the protein is encoded by the coding sequence ATGACTGGCATCACCCCCCTCGCCGCGGTCGCTAATGCCGTGGTCTACGCCTTCCTCGGCATCATCGTCTTCTGGCTGTCGTTTGTCGTGATCGATCGACTGACGCCCTACCACTTGTGGAAGGAGATCATTGACGACCACAACGTGGCCCTGGCGATTGTCGTCGGCGCGATGTCGCTCGGCATCTGCGTCATCATCGCGGCCGCGATCCACGGGTAG